One genomic window of Sporosarcina ureae includes the following:
- the cccB gene encoding cytochrome c551, with product MKNKLLATLFGAALVLGACGGGDDNASEPNNDATNDNGAATTDVDAEAVVQQSCASCHGGNLEGGAGPALDKIGATLSEEEIHDVIVNGKGAMPPGVIKGEEADAVAAWLAEKK from the coding sequence ATGAAGAACAAACTATTAGCTACACTCTTCGGAGCAGCACTAGTTCTCGGCGCTTGTGGTGGAGGCGACGATAACGCTTCAGAACCAAATAATGACGCGACAAACGACAACGGCGCGGCTACTACTGATGTAGATGCAGAAGCAGTTGTACAACAAAGCTGTGCATCATGTCACGGAGGAAACTTAGAAGGTGGAGCAGGTCCAGCACTTGATAAAATCGGTGCAACACTTTCTGAAGAAGAAATCCACGACGTGATCGTTAACGGTAAAGGCGCTATGCCTCCTGGTGTTATTAAAGGCGAAGAAGCAGACGCAGTTGCTGCTTGGTTAGCTGAAAAGAAATAA